In Ostrinia nubilalis chromosome 10, ilOstNubi1.1, whole genome shotgun sequence, a single genomic region encodes these proteins:
- the LOC135075296 gene encoding G-protein coupled receptor Mth2-like isoform X1 yields MRLIVLCVVFITQKILASDLCHGKVCIKKCCPDDHIVRSAKNCTPYTGKVDLKISVYNEGYNEIGLFEDHFYPEAGIFLDDGFKKRALNYTILYTTYFLMQNGTLFLERKKSKQIHAYETDRYCIDAELAPNKTLIPAVYFTKDAETPRNDDPLKWGFLVSSVFLLLLLVVYSLLPELRNLGGLIFMAYVASLMMGFIFYFCIAMGKLTSSVCLVITCLTYFFMLASFGWLNVMSYDIFWTFRGYAKARPIHRRGENIKFLMYCAYAFGVPLGLTIALVTLNEVNNHRRLGGIVPEIPLKGCFLEGPAKYVYLYAPMLLMILANWVFFLLTAFNIWRLTRGGDVLRAQDSAATGSSTARQVNKQRFLMYLKLSVLMGLSWILEVVSSYNPDFEGWYITDLYNVFMGVIIFVIFVCKRKVWNMLKKRYTNFKHQHKFSLRSKSQTRSSQDESTTQSIPLQSPVSTTASTNMFELNPKKEVV; encoded by the exons ATGAGGCTAATAGTactttgtgttgtttttatcacacaaaaaatactTGCTAGTGACTTGTGCCATGGGAAAGTGTGCATTAAGAAATGTTGCCCAGACGATCATATCGTTAGAAGTGCTAAAAATTGTACACCATATACAGGAAAAGtggatttaaaaataagtgtgtACAACGAAGGATACAACGAAATAGGACTTTTTGAAGATCATTTTTATCCAGAAGCGGGGATATTTCTTGATGATGGTTTTAAGAAACGTGCCCTCAATTACACTATACTATACACGACGTACTTCTTGATGCAG AATGGCACCTtatttttagaaagaaagaaatcaaAACAGATACACGCTTACGAAACTGACCGGTACTGCATCGACGCCGAGTTAGCTCCAAACAAGACGCTTATACCTGCTGTATATTTTACAAAAGACGCTGAAACTCCTCGTAACGACGATCCTTTAAAATGGG GATTCCTTGTGTCAAGTGTGttcctgctgctgctgctggtggTATACAGCCTGCTGCCGGAGCTGCGCAATTTAGGCGGACTTATCTTCATGGCATACGTCGCCAGTCTCATGATGGGCTTCATCTTCTACTTCTGCATAGCAATGGGCAAATTAACTTCATCGGTGTGTCTGgttataa CTTGTCTAACATATTTCTTCATGCTGGCCAGTTTTGGTTGGTTGAACGTCATGTCCTACGACATATTCTGGACCTTCAG aGGCTACGCGAAGGCGCGTCCCATCCACCGTCGAGGGGAGAACATAAAGTTCCTTATGTACTGCGCCTACGCATTCGGCGTCCCGCTCGGTCTCACCATAGCACTGGTGACTTTGAACGAGGTGAACAATCACCGACGGCTCGGTGGCATCGTCCCTGAAATACCTTTGAAAGGATGCTTTCTAGAAg GTCCTGCGAAGTACGTGTACCTGTACGCGCCGATGCTGCTGATGATCCTGGCCAACTGGGTGTTCTTCCTGCTGACAGCTTTCAACATCTGGAGGCTGACGCGAGGGGGCGATGTGCTGCGGGCTCAGGACTCTGCCGCCACCGGCTCCTCGACCGCGCGACAAGTTAACAAGCAAAG GTTTCTAATGTACCTGAAATTATCTGTGCTGATGGGCCTGAGCTGGATCCTGGAGGTCGTCAGCTCGTACAACCCCGACTTCGAGGGCTGGTACATCACAGACCTGTATAACGTGTTCATGGGGGTGATCATCTTCGTCATCTTCGTCTGCAAGAGGAAAGTCTGGAACATGCTGAAGAAAAG GTACACGAACTTCAAGCACCAACACAAGTTCTCCTTGCGGTCCAAGAGCCAAACCAGAAGCTCGCAGGATGAGTCGACCACGCAGAGCATACCTCTACAATCGCCCGTCTCTACCACTGCGTCGACAAATATGTTTGAACTGAATCCAAAAAAAGAAGTGGTTTAA
- the LOC135075296 gene encoding G-protein coupled receptor Mth2-like isoform X2 yields the protein MRLIVLCVVFITQKILASDLCHGKVCIKKCCPDDHIVRSAKNCTPYTGKVDLKISVYNEGYNEIGLFEDHFYPEAGIFLDDGFKKRALNYTILYTTYFLMQNGTLFLERKKSKQIHAYETDRYCIDAELAPNKTLIPAVYFTKDAETPRNDDPLKWGFLVSSVFLLLLLVVYSLLPELRNLGGLIFMAYVASLMMGFIFYFCIAMGKLTSSVCLVITCLTYFFMLASFGWLNVMSYDIFWTFRGYAKARPIHRRGENIKFLMYCAYAFGVPLGLTIALVTLNEVNNHRRLGGIVPEIPLKGCFLEGPAKYVYLYAPMLLMILANWVFFLLTAFNIWRLTRGGDVLRAQDSAATGSSTARQVNKQRFLMYLKLSVLMGLSWILEVVSSYNPDFEGWYITDLYNVFMGVIIFVIFVCKRKVWNMLKKRCLHNANYKSGMEVHELQAPTQVLLAVQEPNQKLAG from the exons ATGAGGCTAATAGTactttgtgttgtttttatcacacaaaaaatactTGCTAGTGACTTGTGCCATGGGAAAGTGTGCATTAAGAAATGTTGCCCAGACGATCATATCGTTAGAAGTGCTAAAAATTGTACACCATATACAGGAAAAGtggatttaaaaataagtgtgtACAACGAAGGATACAACGAAATAGGACTTTTTGAAGATCATTTTTATCCAGAAGCGGGGATATTTCTTGATGATGGTTTTAAGAAACGTGCCCTCAATTACACTATACTATACACGACGTACTTCTTGATGCAG AATGGCACCTtatttttagaaagaaagaaatcaaAACAGATACACGCTTACGAAACTGACCGGTACTGCATCGACGCCGAGTTAGCTCCAAACAAGACGCTTATACCTGCTGTATATTTTACAAAAGACGCTGAAACTCCTCGTAACGACGATCCTTTAAAATGGG GATTCCTTGTGTCAAGTGTGttcctgctgctgctgctggtggTATACAGCCTGCTGCCGGAGCTGCGCAATTTAGGCGGACTTATCTTCATGGCATACGTCGCCAGTCTCATGATGGGCTTCATCTTCTACTTCTGCATAGCAATGGGCAAATTAACTTCATCGGTGTGTCTGgttataa CTTGTCTAACATATTTCTTCATGCTGGCCAGTTTTGGTTGGTTGAACGTCATGTCCTACGACATATTCTGGACCTTCAG aGGCTACGCGAAGGCGCGTCCCATCCACCGTCGAGGGGAGAACATAAAGTTCCTTATGTACTGCGCCTACGCATTCGGCGTCCCGCTCGGTCTCACCATAGCACTGGTGACTTTGAACGAGGTGAACAATCACCGACGGCTCGGTGGCATCGTCCCTGAAATACCTTTGAAAGGATGCTTTCTAGAAg GTCCTGCGAAGTACGTGTACCTGTACGCGCCGATGCTGCTGATGATCCTGGCCAACTGGGTGTTCTTCCTGCTGACAGCTTTCAACATCTGGAGGCTGACGCGAGGGGGCGATGTGCTGCGGGCTCAGGACTCTGCCGCCACCGGCTCCTCGACCGCGCGACAAGTTAACAAGCAAAG GTTTCTAATGTACCTGAAATTATCTGTGCTGATGGGCCTGAGCTGGATCCTGGAGGTCGTCAGCTCGTACAACCCCGACTTCGAGGGCTGGTACATCACAGACCTGTATAACGTGTTCATGGGGGTGATCATCTTCGTCATCTTCGTCTGCAAGAGGAAAGTCTGGAACATGCTGAAGAAAAGGTGCTTACACAATGCCAACTACAAAAGCGGGATGGAG GTACACGAACTTCAAGCACCAACACAAGTTCTCCTTGCGGTCCAAGAGCCAAACCAGAAGCTCGCAGGATGA